The following proteins are encoded in a genomic region of Verrucomicrobiota bacterium:
- a CDS encoding type II toxin-antitoxin system HicB family antitoxin produces MAEYEIDIYWDDRDEIFVAEVADLPGCAAHGASRAEALLNVEMAITNWITAAKSIGQSIPKPRRRMVSSAFNVRCSTL; encoded by the coding sequence ATGGCCGAATACGAAATCGACATCTATTGGGACGACCGTGACGAAATCTTTGTTGCGGAAGTGGCCGACTTGCCGGGGTGCGCGGCTCACGGTGCATCACGAGCCGAGGCTCTTTTGAATGTTGAGATGGCGATCACAAATTGGATCACGGCCGCCAAGTCCATCGGCCAGTCCATCCCCAAACCTCGGAGGCGGATGGTAAGTTCAGCGTTCAATGTTCGATGTTCGACCCTGTAA
- a CDS encoding type II toxin-antitoxin system HicA family toxin, whose product MSRHEKSIERIRRGHSDYAIRFDGLRNLLKHLGFVETISGSHHVFKKPGCGVINLQPAGHQAKGYQVRQVRNVLQAGNLI is encoded by the coding sequence GTGTCACGGCACGAAAAGTCGATTGAGAGGATTCGGCGGGGGCATTCCGATTACGCAATCCGCTTTGATGGGTTGCGGAATCTGCTGAAGCATCTAGGATTCGTGGAGACTATTTCTGGCAGCCACCACGTTTTCAAAAAGCCTGGGTGTGGAGTTATCAACTTGCAGCCAGCCGGCCACCAAGCGAAAGGTTACCAGGTCCGTCAAGTTCGCAACGTCCTGCAGGCTGGAAACTTGATATGA
- a CDS encoding HEPN domain-containing protein, with amino-acid sequence MKRKRPRTTFSRPSLIRECPLPRKTDSSNPADWLYLSESDLNGIRVLSEKEEGYEMCRGKLAEVIEKVMKAELLRLGWFLEKTHDLRKLFGELETRQSDLCPALNPLVTAYAEVYFMARYPGFDLEDPDWGALRCDVAATRELLARLKSRFGPTFNQNA; translated from the coding sequence CTGAAAAGAAAGCGACCAAGGACCACTTTTTCCAGACCATCCTTGATCAGGGAGTGCCCCTTGCCACGGAAGACTGACTCCAGCAATCCGGCTGATTGGCTCTACCTTTCGGAGAGCGACCTGAACGGTATCCGTGTGCTGTCGGAAAAGGAGGAGGGTTACGAAATGTGCCGTGGGAAACTGGCGGAAGTGATCGAAAAGGTGATGAAGGCCGAATTACTCCGACTGGGTTGGTTTCTGGAGAAAACCCATGATCTGCGCAAGCTGTTTGGCGAACTTGAAACCCGACAGTCCGACCTGTGTCCGGCTCTGAATCCGCTGGTGACAGCGTATGCGGAGGTCTATTTCATGGCGCGGTACCCCGGGTTTGACCTCGAAGATCCCGACTGGGGTGCTCTCCGTTGCGATGTGGCCGCGACCCGTGAATTGTTAGCCCGTCTGAAGTCGCGTTTTGGTCCGACGTTCAATCAAAACGCATGA